From Acinetobacter lwoffii, a single genomic window includes:
- a CDS encoding cation transporter produces MACSCSPEPAPIKPNSKFRTALWIALLVNFTLFVVELIGGAYAHSSALWADALDFFGDAVNYGISLAVLGASLYWRATVALIKGLTMAVFGLVVIGKVIYAFIQGIPPEALTMGLIGVLALVANVFTAAILYAFREGDSNMRSVWLCSRNDAIGNFAVILAAVGVFGTGSLWPDIIVAVIIATLGITSGYQVIKQSLEERSLKHKSS; encoded by the coding sequence ATGGCCTGTAGTTGTAGTCCTGAACCGGCACCCATCAAGCCCAACAGCAAATTTAGAACAGCGCTATGGATTGCCTTGCTGGTGAACTTCACTTTATTTGTAGTGGAGCTGATCGGTGGTGCATATGCACATTCATCGGCCTTGTGGGCAGACGCGCTAGATTTCTTTGGAGATGCAGTAAATTATGGGATTTCACTGGCTGTATTAGGGGCAAGCCTGTATTGGCGCGCAACAGTTGCCCTGATTAAAGGCTTGACCATGGCTGTATTTGGCTTGGTGGTGATTGGAAAAGTCATCTACGCTTTTATACAAGGTATACCGCCTGAAGCGCTAACTATGGGTCTGATTGGTGTTCTGGCCTTAGTCGCGAATGTATTTACAGCCGCCATTCTTTATGCTTTTCGTGAGGGTGACTCCAATATGCGGTCGGTCTGGCTCTGTAGTCGCAATGATGCAATTGGCAACTTTGCGGTCATTTTGGCAGCCGTAGGCGTATTTGGTACAGGCAGTCTTTGGCCGGATATTATTGTGGCTGTAATTATCGCTACACTCGGCATCACATCAGGTTATCAAGTGATTAAGCAGTCTCTGGAAGAAAGATCACTTAAACATAAATCCAGCTAA
- a CDS encoding Cd(II)/Pb(II)-responsive transcriptional regulator produces MSVYLISEMAKKTGLSTDTLRFYEKKGFIQPNFRASNQYRYYGEDALKRLLFIKRCRALDMSLKEIETLIQLEQNPEQDCCAVNQLIDQHLSDISNKIKELQIFEQQLITLRESCNTPTTIDHCQILKTLENPEND; encoded by the coding sequence ATGTCAGTTTATTTGATTTCAGAAATGGCTAAAAAAACTGGTCTAAGCACTGATACCCTACGTTTTTATGAGAAAAAAGGCTTTATTCAGCCGAATTTTCGAGCAAGTAATCAGTATCGTTATTATGGTGAAGACGCATTAAAAAGACTGCTTTTTATTAAGCGTTGTCGTGCCTTGGACATGTCGTTAAAAGAGATTGAAACCCTGATTCAACTTGAACAAAATCCGGAGCAAGACTGCTGTGCCGTCAACCAATTGATTGATCAGCATCTTTCGGATATTTCAAATAAAATTAAAGAATTACAAATATTTGAACAGCAACTGATTACACTGAGAGAAAGTTGCAATACCCCGACCACGATTGATCATTGCCAGATTTTAAAAACGCTTGAAAACCCTGAAAATGACTGA
- the yegQ gene encoding tRNA 5-hydroxyuridine modification protein YegQ, which produces MSFDLIMSITTVTELLSPAGSLKNMRYAFAYGADAVYAGQPRYSLRVRNNEFDHDNLAIGIKEAHELGKKFYVVVNIQPHNSKLKNFIRDLAPVVAMQPDALIMSDPGLIMLVREHFPKMDIHLSVQANAVNWATVKFWKNMGLTRVILSRELSIEEIAEIKQQVPDMEIEVFVHGALCMAYSGRCMLSGYMNKRDANQGACTNACRWEYKVLDAKEDETGDVIPVKNLDSGCCSKDADEQHMQEQHQFDEPVLLQRNDEDMFAAEEDEHGTYFMNSKDLRAVQHIERLTKVGVHSLKIEGRTKSYFYCARTAQIYRKAIDDALAGKPFDPSLMTQLEGLANRGYTEGFLRRHVHSEYQNYEHGSSSFDHQIFCGEVLERNGDYIKIDVKNRFIVGDSLELMTTKGNITFNLTEMKDKKGNLIEDAKGSGHIVEIPVPADVDMQYALLIRNLPSSTMDISASSLAYQAS; this is translated from the coding sequence ATGTCTTTCGATTTGATCATGAGCATTACCACTGTTACCGAACTTCTCTCACCTGCTGGCTCACTGAAAAATATGCGCTATGCCTTTGCTTATGGTGCAGATGCAGTCTATGCCGGTCAGCCGCGTTATAGCTTGCGGGTTCGGAATAATGAATTTGACCATGACAATCTCGCCATTGGCATTAAAGAAGCACATGAACTCGGCAAAAAGTTCTATGTGGTGGTCAATATCCAGCCGCATAACTCCAAGCTGAAAAATTTTATTCGTGATTTAGCGCCTGTAGTGGCGATGCAGCCGGATGCGCTGATCATGTCCGATCCAGGTCTGATCATGCTGGTGCGTGAACATTTTCCAAAGATGGATATTCACCTGTCGGTTCAGGCCAATGCCGTGAACTGGGCAACCGTGAAATTCTGGAAAAACATGGGGCTGACCCGTGTCATTCTGTCACGTGAACTGTCGATTGAAGAAATTGCAGAAATCAAACAGCAAGTGCCCGATATGGAGATTGAGGTCTTTGTTCATGGCGCATTATGTATGGCCTACTCTGGCCGCTGCATGTTGTCCGGTTATATGAATAAACGTGATGCCAATCAGGGTGCCTGCACCAATGCCTGCCGCTGGGAATATAAAGTTCTGGATGCCAAGGAAGATGAAACCGGTGATGTCATTCCAGTAAAAAATCTGGATTCAGGCTGCTGCTCTAAAGATGCTGATGAACAGCACATGCAAGAACAACATCAGTTTGATGAGCCTGTGCTATTGCAGCGGAATGATGAAGATATGTTTGCCGCAGAAGAAGATGAACACGGCACTTATTTCATGAATTCTAAAGATCTACGTGCAGTCCAGCATATAGAGCGCTTAACTAAAGTGGGTGTGCATTCACTGAAAATCGAAGGCCGTACCAAGTCTTATTTCTATTGCGCCCGTACTGCTCAAATTTACCGTAAAGCGATTGATGATGCGCTTGCGGGTAAACCTTTTGATCCGTCACTGATGACACAATTGGAAGGCTTAGCGAATCGTGGTTATACCGAAGGTTTTCTACGCCGCCATGTGCATAGTGAATATCAGAATTATGAACATGGTTCTTCCAGTTTTGATCATCAAATTTTCTGCGGTGAAGTACTGGAGCGCAATGGAGATTACATCAAGATCGATGTGAAAAACCGTTTTATCGTCGGTGACTCACTCGAACTGATGACGACTAAAGGCAATATCACTTTCAATTTAACCGAAATGAAAGACAAAAAAGGTAATCTGATCGAAGACGCCAAAGGTTCAGGTCATATCGTTGAGATTCCAGTTCCGGCAGATGTTGATATGCAATATGCCCTGCTGATTCGTAATCTGCCAAGCTCGACTATGGATATTTCGGCATCTTCACTGGCTTATCAAGCGAGTTAA
- a CDS encoding YfhL family 4Fe-4S dicluster ferredoxin has translation MALLITDKCINCDMCLPECPNDAIYEGAKVYEIDVNRCTECVGFYEHQTCVDVCPIECIVPHPEYRETQEQLLEKFKGLNLFKS, from the coding sequence ATGGCACTACTAATTACCGACAAATGCATCAATTGCGATATGTGTTTACCGGAATGCCCAAATGACGCGATTTATGAGGGTGCGAAAGTTTATGAAATTGATGTGAACCGTTGTACAGAATGCGTCGGTTTTTATGAGCATCAGACCTGTGTAGATGTCTGTCCGATTGAATGCATTGTTCCACATCCGGAGTATCGGGAAACACAAGAACAATTACTGGAAAAATTTAAGGGTTTGAACTTATTTAAATCTTAA
- the ahpF gene encoding alkyl hydroperoxide reductase subunit F, giving the protein MLDQNTSAQLKTLLERLEGPIELVATLDDSDKSAKIQELVSEVAALSDLVTARFDGTNARAPSFGIAKAGEQPRVFFAGLPMGHEFTSLILALLQTSGYAPKVSDEVLANIKSLGVQSNFDVFVSLSCHNCPDVVQALNLIAIYNPGTTATMIDGAFFQDEVEERKIMAVPMVFQDNQHIGQGRMTLEEIIAKLDSNAAAKDAEKLNAKDAFDVLVIGGGPAGNTSAIYAARKGIKTGIVAERMGGQVMDTMDIENYTSIQKTQGPKFAAEMEAHVREYGVDIMNLQRVSDIKGADETANGLVEVTLENGAKLESKTVILSTGARWREMNVPGEQEYKTRGVAYCPHCDGPLFKGKRVAVIGGGNSGVEAAIDLAGIVEHVTLVEFDTKLRADQVLQDKLNSLPNTTVIKNALSTEVLGDGAQVTGLKYKDRATDEEHVVELAGIFVQIGLLPNTDFLKETQVELTNRGEIVINDRNETNVKGVFAAGDCTTVPYKQIIIATGEGAKASLSAFDYIIRSGQ; this is encoded by the coding sequence ATGTTAGACCAAAATACTTCAGCTCAACTTAAAACCCTATTAGAACGTTTGGAAGGCCCGATTGAACTGGTCGCGACTTTAGATGATTCTGATAAATCAGCCAAAATTCAGGAACTGGTTTCCGAAGTGGCTGCACTGTCTGACCTGGTCACTGCCCGTTTTGATGGCACTAATGCACGTGCGCCAAGTTTTGGTATTGCCAAGGCCGGTGAACAGCCACGCGTGTTCTTTGCAGGCTTGCCAATGGGCCATGAGTTCACTTCGCTGATCCTGGCATTGCTGCAAACTTCCGGTTATGCACCGAAAGTTTCAGATGAAGTACTGGCGAATATCAAGAGTCTGGGGGTTCAATCTAACTTTGACGTGTTCGTATCGTTAAGCTGCCATAACTGTCCGGATGTGGTTCAGGCACTGAACCTGATTGCGATCTACAATCCGGGTACTACAGCCACCATGATTGATGGTGCCTTCTTCCAGGATGAAGTCGAAGAACGCAAGATCATGGCGGTTCCGATGGTATTCCAGGACAACCAGCACATCGGTCAGGGTCGTATGACGCTGGAAGAAATCATTGCCAAGCTGGATAGCAATGCCGCTGCCAAAGATGCTGAAAAGCTGAATGCCAAAGACGCCTTTGATGTCCTGGTGATTGGTGGTGGACCTGCAGGCAATACTTCAGCCATCTATGCGGCACGTAAAGGCATCAAAACCGGGATCGTGGCTGAACGTATGGGTGGTCAGGTCATGGACACCATGGATATTGAAAACTACACCTCTATCCAGAAGACCCAAGGTCCGAAGTTTGCAGCCGAGATGGAAGCCCATGTGCGTGAATATGGTGTCGACATCATGAACCTGCAACGTGTATCTGACATCAAAGGTGCTGATGAAACGGCCAATGGTCTGGTAGAAGTGACTTTAGAGAATGGTGCCAAACTGGAATCTAAAACTGTGATCCTATCTACAGGTGCACGCTGGAGAGAGATGAACGTTCCAGGTGAGCAGGAATACAAAACCCGTGGGGTAGCCTACTGCCCGCACTGTGATGGTCCACTATTCAAAGGCAAGCGTGTAGCCGTGATTGGTGGTGGTAACTCGGGTGTAGAAGCAGCGATTGACCTTGCAGGGATTGTTGAGCATGTCACGCTGGTCGAATTTGATACCAAATTGCGTGCGGATCAGGTGTTGCAAGACAAACTCAACAGCTTGCCAAACACTACCGTGATCAAGAATGCCTTGTCGACTGAAGTGCTGGGTGACGGTGCACAGGTGACTGGTCTGAAGTATAAAGACCGTGCTACGGATGAAGAGCATGTGGTTGAGCTGGCGGGGATCTTCGTGCAAATCGGTTTGTTGCCAAATACGGACTTCCTGAAAGAAACCCAAGTTGAGCTGACCAACCGTGGCGAGATTGTGATTAACGACCGCAACGAAACCAATGTGAAAGGTGTATTTGCAGCAGGTGACTGTACCACAGTGCCTTACAAGCAGATCATCATTGCGACCGGTGAAGGTGCCAAGGCGTCACTGTCTGCTTTTGATTACATCATCCGTTCAGGACAATAA
- a CDS encoding toxic anion resistance protein, which produces MTKSDLVNLPVESSNELVEQKFQQMDLKELGLQPADFQEVLAARKELQNMSHNSVAEYGKNIATKTSTYTDELLNLVQNRDLDATGQKLNQVVQVAQQLNTSSILNKKKSSGFFGNIISKFKGAKDNFDAHFNTTKEQLDVLVKEIETSQSGLKARVDTLDKMFDGVQDEYKQLGVHIAAGRLREQELQQEISALTALPQDQSTTQKIYDLNHLANNLEKRVSDLQVLQQSAMQTLPMIRIIQSNNLMLVDKFYAIKNITLPAWKNQISLAISLSEQKNSVQLANTIDDATNELLRRNADLLHQNSVDTAKANQRSVIDIETLEHVQNTLIKTVNDVIQIQKEGVQKRTEATVRLKALQDNLNHLVIESSTSGSKPN; this is translated from the coding sequence ATGACCAAGTCTGATTTAGTAAATTTACCTGTTGAAAGCTCGAATGAACTGGTCGAACAAAAATTCCAGCAAATGGACCTGAAAGAACTGGGCTTGCAGCCTGCTGACTTTCAGGAGGTGCTGGCTGCACGTAAAGAGTTGCAGAACATGAGTCATAACAGCGTGGCTGAATATGGTAAAAATATTGCGACCAAAACTTCGACCTATACCGATGAATTACTGAATCTGGTGCAAAATAGAGATCTGGATGCGACAGGACAAAAGCTGAATCAGGTGGTACAGGTGGCTCAGCAGCTGAATACCAGCAGTATTCTCAATAAAAAGAAAAGCTCGGGTTTTTTTGGCAATATCATCAGCAAATTCAAAGGTGCGAAAGATAACTTTGATGCACATTTCAATACCACTAAAGAGCAGCTAGATGTGCTGGTGAAAGAGATTGAAACCTCGCAATCCGGTTTGAAAGCACGTGTTGATACCCTGGATAAAATGTTTGACGGGGTACAGGATGAATATAAACAGCTCGGGGTGCATATCGCTGCAGGCCGTTTACGCGAACAGGAGCTGCAGCAGGAAATTTCCGCTTTAACTGCCTTGCCGCAAGATCAGAGCACCACCCAGAAAATTTATGACCTGAACCATCTGGCCAATAATCTGGAAAAACGGGTCAGTGATTTACAGGTCCTGCAGCAATCTGCGATGCAGACCTTGCCAATGATCCGGATTATCCAATCGAATAACCTGATGCTAGTCGACAAGTTCTATGCGATCAAAAACATTACTTTACCGGCGTGGAAAAACCAGATCAGTCTGGCGATTTCGTTAAGCGAACAGAAGAACAGTGTACAGCTGGCCAATACCATTGATGATGCCACTAATGAGCTGCTGCGCCGTAATGCAGACCTGTTACATCAGAACTCGGTCGATACGGCTAAAGCCAACCAGCGCTCGGTGATTGACATCGAAACGCTTGAACATGTGCAAAATACCCTCATTAAAACTGTAAATGATGTGATTCAGATCCAGAAAGAAGGTGTACAAAAACGTACAGAAGCGACCGTGCGTTTAAAAGCTTTACAGGATAATCTGAATCATTTGGTAATTGAATCAAGTACCAGTGGATCCAAGCCCAACTAA